The following DNA comes from Candidatus Binatia bacterium.
CGCCATGGTAACCCATCGTGGTCGATGGCCTTCTTGCTCGACTCGAGAAACGGTCCCGCGTTCGATCTGCCTGCCCCAGTCGAGGGGGCGCAAACGTGGATCGCCGCGTCCGTCCCGCGATCCGGGAGCACTTTGCTTTGCCGGACGCTTTGGGACACCGGCGGAGTGGGTGCACCCAAGGAGTATTTGAACGCGATGCAACTCCGCGACTGGGAGGTCCGACTGGGAACGTCCCTTGTCGCTCGCGTCGGGTACGGACTCCTGACCGGTCGGGCGAGCGGGTTGGCTTCCGGAGCGGGATGGACCCAGGAGCGGTTCGCGGCTCACGTCGAGCGCGTTCGTTCCCGGCGGAGCGATGCGAGCGGTCGCTTCGGACTCAAGATCCACTACCACCACTTCGAGAATTGGTTCCTTACCCGGGGCTGGAGCGTGGAGGATCTGCTGGCACCGCAGCGGTGGGTGCGGATCTCACGCGAGGATCGCGTAGCGCAGGCTGTCTCGTGGGCTCGCGCCTTACAGACCGGTCGGTGGACGATCCATCAGCGCGCGTCGACGCCGTCGTTCTACCGTGCCTCACAGATTGATAGGCTCGTTGCCGAGATCGAACGCCAGGAAGCCGGATGGGACGACTACTTTGCGTCGCGGGGCATCGCGCCTTTCCGGCTAACGTACGAGGAACTGGTCGGCGACCTGCAGGGGACGATCCGGCGGGTCCTCGGCTTTCTCGGGGCGCCGAATGCCGCGGACGCATGCGTTGCCGACGTGGCGCTCCGCCGGCAAGCGAATGAGGTCAACGCTCGCTGGATCGAGCGTTATCGAGCATCGCGCATGCTCGGCTCTGGTTGAGGCTCAAGAAGCAGATCGCGTAGACGTTGCCGCTTCTCGTCCGTGAGACCGAGGGTGTTTCGTAGGTACCCGTCCACGGATCCATCGCGCTCGACCATCGCATCCAAGCCGGCCTGGAGGTAACGCGGCTCGACGCGGACGAGCGGGCCGACCCGGCCCGGGTTGCTCCGAAAAAGTGAGGTGACCCAGATGATCGCAAGCTGCTGCTGGATCTTGTCGTGCGTGTAGTGGTTTGTCAGGAGGAAGTCGCGCATGACCGTCTCTTCGGGCACCCCGACGGCGAGTAGGACGAGTGCGGCGGCCATGCCTGCGCGGTCCTTTCCGGCGGTGCAGTGTAGGACCGCGGGAAGGCCGTCTTCTTCCAGAAGGTGATCGAACATCGTGCGGTACTGATGGGCGAACTGCGTCACGAAGGCCCGGTTGCCGTCCACTAGGAACTCGCTGAGATCGAGCCCCTCGAGGTCGCCGGTCATGAGCTTGTACTGCAGCTCTTTCGGGTCGACGCCGGGCGTATAGATCTCGGGTTGGATCACCAGGGGCGTGTCGTCGTCGGGCAGTCGGTCGGGTTGGTCCTCTCGCTCGGCCGGGCTTCGGAAGTCGCACACCAAGTTGACGCCCAGGTGGTGCATGTAGTCGAGGTCGCCGTCGCTCAGTCCGGAGAGTTGGCCGGAGCGGTACACGCGGCCCCAGCGGGTCGTATGGCCGTCGGAGGTTCGGTAGCCGCCGAGGTCGCGGAAGTTGTCCATGCCTTGGAGCGGTAGCTGGCGCTCGGCGAGCGAGACCTTCTCACCGCCGGGGAGCTCGATCTCCAGGTAGGGGCGCGTATCGAACGGGAGCGAAGCAATCTCGGCGTGCCCGCTCTCGAGATGTCCGACGGGTGCGCTGTGGTCGATCTGCTCGGGCGACGGGCCGGCGTAGATCGGGAGCTTCGCTCCTGTCGGTCCATTCTCCCAGCGCACGACGAGTGTGCCGCCCTGTCGTTCTGCCAGCGGATCGCTCGCACCAAGGGGCGTCCGGTCGCTGCTCTGGCAGCCGGCGAGGAGGAGCAGGGCGACGGCGGCGAAGGCCGATGGCAGGGCGGAGGCCTGGAACGTGCGCATGCAGGCGTTATCCCGTTCGCGATGCCCGACGGCAAGCATCGGTTCCTACGGGAGGTGGGTGCGGAGCCACGGCGTGAGCTCGAGCGCGAGTCGCCGGTGCATCTCGGTCGTGGGATGGCCGTCGTCCGGGATCAATACCTCTTCCCACGGAAGTTCCGCCAGCGCGCCTCGCGTGACTTGGAAGAGGGAGAGGAACGGAACGCTCCGCCCTTCGCTCCAGGTTCGAGCGCTGCGCTCGAGATTTTCCGCGTGGAGGCGATGCGCTTCCGGCGCTCTAGGCACGAGGGTTCCGAGCGCGTACACGGCGACGAAGAGTGGGATCTCGTGCTTCTCCAGTTCGTCGGCCAGCGCATCGAGGTATGCGGCGCTCTGGTTCCACTCTGCTTCGAAGGCCTCGGGCGGGACGACGATCGGAGAGACGGGATCCGGCGGGTAGGCGGGAAGAGGGGTATCCCGGTTCTTTCGAATCTGCGCTTCGAGAGGGGTGTCCACCGGCGGAGAGGTGAGGGTGCGAGCGAGTGTCCAAAGGTGCGGAGCGGGCTTGTCCACCAAGACAGGCAGAGCGAAGTAGTTGGACTCCTTCGCTCGATCATCCCAGAGGTCGTTCTCGTACAGAACGAGGAGAACCGCGTCGGGTTCGAGCGCGAGGTAGCGCGGGACGTTCGCGGCGTACTGCAGCGGGCTTCCTCCCTGCATCGCTGCGCTCACGACGGACCAGCGACTCCCGTTCAGGGCCCGGTCCAGGCGCGTCGGCACGCTCTCCTCGGCGGGGACACCGTGGCCCTCCGGGATCGAGTCGCCGATCACAAGAAGGCGACGATCCGTTTTGCTCTCGATTGCCGGTCCTCGAAAACCGTGTGCGTTGATTTCGTAGTCGACGACGTACGACGGACGTTCGGCGCGGTACGTCGATCCCGGCAGGAACATCGCCCCGTAGGGTCGCCGCGAGACGATGTACGGGTTCGCCTCGTACGGATCGATCGTGCTTGGCGCCGGCGGGGCCGGCAAGGAGTCGGGGAGCCCGAACGCGCGCAGCAGGAGCTCCGCTGCGATGAGCGCCGTCACGAGAGACGCGGCAAACAGCGCCCAGCGGGAGGCTCGGATCATGCCGCTCTCGCCGTCGTGTGGCATGGCCCCGAGTCCGGGGGCTCACTTCTCGAGGATGGGCGGCTCGAGCGAGATGGCCATTCCCGGGTTGTGCCGCGTATGGATCGCTTCAAGTCGAGCCTCCATGGTCTGGATGAACGGATCCTCCGCGGGCGGCAGAATGAAGAACTGGCGTTCTTCGATTCCGCGGAGCACGCGCTGCGCGATGTCCTTCGGCAGCATCGGGGATCCGGCCGTGAAGGAGAGAAGGCTCCCTTCGTAGACCTCGCGCTCCGGTGTCGAGGGGCCCGTGGCTTCGAGTGGCGCGGGGCGGTTTCGCCCGGAGTCGCCGATCCGCGTGCGGACGATTTCCGGGCACAGGACGGACACGCCGACCCGGGGGCACGCGGACTCGAGTTCGAGGTGAAGCGTTTCGCTGAGGGACATCACGGCATGTTTGCTCGCGTAGTAGGCGGCGAACCCGGGCGAGTTCGTGAGGCCGGCCATCGAGGACGTGTTCACGATGTGGGTTTCTTCTTCCTGTTCCATCAAGAGCGGCACGAAGGTCCGGAGGCCGTTCACGACGCCGTAGAAGTTCACGCGAAAGACCCACTCGTAGTCTTGCACCGATTGCTGCCACGAGTTGCCGCCGACGGCGACACCCGCGTTGTTGCAAACGACGTGCACACCACCGAAGCGCTCGACCGCTGCCTTGCCGAGAGCTTGCACGGCTTCGGCGTCGCCCACGTCGGTCGGGACCGACAGGCATTCGACGCCGGAGGCGCGCAATGTGTCCTCGACCGTGGCGAGAGCGGAGGCCTCGATGTCGGCGAGCACGAGGCGCATGCCGCGCGCGCCGAAGGCTTCTGCGAGCGCGGCGCCGATGCCGCTTGCGGCCCCGGTGACGACCGCGACACGATCCTTGAAATCTCTCATGAGGGTTCCTCCCGTTGGTGTTCCGAATCCCTACCAGCCGTCCGCGGCCGGGTCGAAGCGGAGGGGCTTCCGCTGCGTTCCGTTTCTGGGTACGAGGGGGCGTGACCGAACCACAGGACGACAGCAACTTCGGCCCCCTCCGGAAGACCCGGCTACGGGTCGCTTCGTGGAATCTCTGGGGTCGCTGGGGGCCGTGGGAAGAGCGGCAGGAGCCGATCCGCAAGACGCTCGCCCGCATCGACGCCGATGTCATCGGTCTGCAGGAGGTCTGGGCCGAGGACGAGCGCACCCAGGCGAGCGTACTCGCCGACACGTGGGGATTTCATTCCACCTACGGGTCCCGGTTGCCGTTCCCGGACTTCCATCTCGGGATTGGGATCGTCTCGCGGTGGCCGATCGTGGGGAGTGAGGAACGGCCGTTGCCGGATGCGGGAGAACCCGACGAACGCCGGCTGGTGCTGCGCGCCGACATCGACGGACCGCGTGGTCCGCTCCAGGTCTTCACGACTCATCTGAATTGGCGGTTCGACCACAGTCACGTCCGGGTCGCGCAGATTCAGGCGATCGCGCAGTTCATCGCCGAGTCGCCCGAGCGATCTTATCCGCCGATCCTTTGTGGCGATCTCAACGCGACACCCGACTCGGATGAGATTCGCATGCTGACGGGCAAGGCGAAGGTGGCGTCTCCCGGGCTGGTCTTTCACGATGCGTGGGACGTCGCGGGCGACGGTACCTCCGGGTTTACGTGGGACAACGCGAACCCGTTTGCCGCGCGAGACCTGGAGCCGAACCGACGGATCGACTACGTCCTGGCCGGTTGGCCGAAGGAGGGCGGCGCGGGGCAGATCGTCGGCGCCCGGGTCGACGCGACCGAGCCGGCAGACGGCATCCATCCATCGGATCACGCTGCGATCGTGGCCGAGCTCCGCTACTGACGGGGCGCGCTCAGGCTCGTGTGCGTCCCGGCCCTCGGCCTGGGCCACGCGCCAGTAGCCCCAGGGGCAGTGCACGAGATCGAGCTTCAACCCGTCGGGGTCCGGGAAGAACACGCCGTAGTAGTCCTTGCCGTACTCCGGATACTCGGCCGGCGCTTCGAGGACCTCGTGGCCCTCGGCGATCACCCGCCCGCGAAATTGGTCGACATCGTCGCGACGTGCCGCGCGGAAGGCGAGATGATGCCG
Coding sequences within:
- a CDS encoding Stf0 family sulfotransferase, with product MAFLLDSRNGPAFDLPAPVEGAQTWIAASVPRSGSTLLCRTLWDTGGVGAPKEYLNAMQLRDWEVRLGTSLVARVGYGLLTGRASGLASGAGWTQERFAAHVERVRSRRSDASGRFGLKIHYHHFENWFLTRGWSVEDLLAPQRWVRISREDRVAQAVSWARALQTGRWTIHQRASTPSFYRASQIDRLVAEIERQEAGWDDYFASRGIAPFRLTYEELVGDLQGTIRRVLGFLGAPNAADACVADVALRRQANEVNARWIERYRASRMLGSG
- a CDS encoding SDR family NAD(P)-dependent oxidoreductase; protein product: MRDFKDRVAVVTGAASGIGAALAEAFGARGMRLVLADIEASALATVEDTLRASGVECLSVPTDVGDAEAVQALGKAAVERFGGVHVVCNNAGVAVGGNSWQQSVQDYEWVFRVNFYGVVNGLRTFVPLLMEQEEETHIVNTSSMAGLTNSPGFAAYYASKHAVMSLSETLHLELESACPRVGVSVLCPEIVRTRIGDSGRNRPAPLEATGPSTPEREVYEGSLLSFTAGSPMLPKDIAQRVLRGIEERQFFILPPAEDPFIQTMEARLEAIHTRHNPGMAISLEPPILEK
- a CDS encoding tyrosine-protein phosphatase, giving the protein MRTFQASALPSAFAAVALLLLAGCQSSDRTPLGASDPLAERQGGTLVVRWENGPTGAKLPIYAGPSPEQIDHSAPVGHLESGHAEIASLPFDTRPYLEIELPGGEKVSLAERQLPLQGMDNFRDLGGYRTSDGHTTRWGRVYRSGQLSGLSDGDLDYMHHLGVNLVCDFRSPAEREDQPDRLPDDDTPLVIQPEIYTPGVDPKELQYKLMTGDLEGLDLSEFLVDGNRAFVTQFAHQYRTMFDHLLEEDGLPAVLHCTAGKDRAGMAAALVLLAVGVPEETVMRDFLLTNHYTHDKIQQQLAIIWVTSLFRSNPGRVGPLVRVEPRYLQAGLDAMVERDGSVDGYLRNTLGLTDEKRQRLRDLLLEPQPEPSMRDAR
- a CDS encoding endonuclease/exonuclease/phosphatase family protein, which gives rise to MTEPQDDSNFGPLRKTRLRVASWNLWGRWGPWEERQEPIRKTLARIDADVIGLQEVWAEDERTQASVLADTWGFHSTYGSRLPFPDFHLGIGIVSRWPIVGSEERPLPDAGEPDERRLVLRADIDGPRGPLQVFTTHLNWRFDHSHVRVAQIQAIAQFIAESPERSYPPILCGDLNATPDSDEIRMLTGKAKVASPGLVFHDAWDVAGDGTSGFTWDNANPFAARDLEPNRRIDYVLAGWPKEGGAGQIVGARVDATEPADGIHPSDHAAIVAELRY
- a CDS encoding GDSL-type esterase/lipase family protein — translated: MPHDGESGMIRASRWALFAASLVTALIAAELLLRAFGLPDSLPAPPAPSTIDPYEANPYIVSRRPYGAMFLPGSTYRAERPSYVVDYEINAHGFRGPAIESKTDRRLLVIGDSIPEGHGVPAEESVPTRLDRALNGSRWSVVSAAMQGGSPLQYAANVPRYLALEPDAVLLVLYENDLWDDRAKESNYFALPVLVDKPAPHLWTLARTLTSPPVDTPLEAQIRKNRDTPLPAYPPDPVSPIVVPPEAFEAEWNQSAAYLDALADELEKHEIPLFVAVYALGTLVPRAPEAHRLHAENLERSARTWSEGRSVPFLSLFQVTRGALAELPWEEVLIPDDGHPTTEMHRRLALELTPWLRTHLP